The following DNA comes from Mycobacteriales bacterium.
TCCGGGCGCGGCACCGCGCCGGGTCCCGCCATCCCGGCGAGGACCCCGGTCAGATGCCGCTCGGCGACCTCGTTCGCGTCCACGCCGGCCACTCTGCCATTGCCCGCCGACGAAATCCGGGCCCGGCCGCCTCCTGTGGACATCGGCGACCGGCGCGGCTCAGAGACAGCGGCGAGCGATCCCGCTCAGAGGTCGGCGACGTGGACGAGCACGCGGCCGGTGGGGGCGGTCTCCAGCTCGGCGTGCGCCTTGGCCGCGTCGGCCAGCGGGAAGACGTGCAGCGGCAGGCCGTGCTCGGTGCCGACCTTGACCGCGCCGTCGGCGACGGCCGCGTTGGTGTCCTCGATGCCGGCGCCCTTGGCGTCGTTCGGCTCGGTGTAGACGAGTACGAACTGCCAGCGCGCGTTCGGCCCCATCATCGCCCGGATCGGGATCGTCACGCTGTCGCCGCCGTCGTCGGAGTAGATCCCGACCGCGCCGTGCAGGCCGAGCACCTGCGCGTCCACCGACGCGTTGCGGGCGACCGAGACCTCGACGATCGCGTCCACCCCGTGCGGCGCGACCTTCCGTACCTCGGCCACGACGTCCTGGGTCTTGTAGTCGATGATCTCGTCCGCCCCGGCCGCGGCCGCGAGCTGGGCCTTGGCCGGGCTGCTCACGGTCGTGATGATCCGGGCGTCGGCCCACCGGGCCAGCTGGATCGCGGCGTTGCCGACCCCGCCCGCCCCACCCTGGACCAGGACGGT
Coding sequences within:
- a CDS encoding NADPH:quinone reductase, with product MQAIVYTSNGDPDVLQLTDRDVPEPGPGELRVRVGVSGINPTDWKARRSRPIGDAGFQIPNQDGAGIVDAVGNGVDAAVVGQPVWIWEAAQGRPWGTAAQFTVVPQRQAVLLPAGASLELGACLGVPFLTAHRCLTLGESMPDRLDPGALAGKTVLVQGGAGGVGNAAIQLARWADARIITTVSSPAKAQLAAAAGADEIIDYKTQDVVAEVRKVAPHGVDAIVEVSVARNASVDAQVLGLHGAVGIYSDDGGDSVTIPIRAMMGPNARWQFVLVYTEPNDAKGAGIEDTNAAVADGAVKVGTEHGLPLHVFPLADAAKAHAELETAPTGRVLVHVADL